A genome region from Hymenobacter tibetensis includes the following:
- the mltG gene encoding endolytic transglycosylase MltG, with amino-acid sequence MPTTQAAHSSRRLLWYLLLLAVLVTGAAAYATWRVLWQPNVAVSPYGAPYLYIRTGTGYAAVLDSLRRHELLRDLDTFEWLAEQRGYPRRVRPGRYLLDPSLGNDALLDMLLQGKQDTLAFTLDAFKYKPQLARQISKQVEADSAELRKLLNDNTFLTRRYQLDTTTVLTMFLPGSYRLFWNTSARDFLDSAAATHRRFWTPERRHRADSLQLSPTEVHVLASIVQRETAKKEDKPVIAGVYLNRLRRGMRLQADPTLLWAIGNFGVKRVLNKDKLVDSPYNTYKHKGLPPGPITSANRQSLDAVLKPAAHRYVFFCARPDGSGFSDFAETFAEHKQNARRYQHRLDSLGIKR; translated from the coding sequence TTGCCAACCACCCAAGCTGCCCACTCTTCCCGCCGCTTACTCTGGTACCTCTTACTACTGGCTGTGCTTGTAACGGGGGCGGCAGCATATGCTACCTGGCGTGTACTGTGGCAGCCAAACGTGGCCGTATCGCCGTACGGTGCCCCCTACTTATACATCCGGACGGGCACCGGCTACGCGGCCGTGCTGGATTCCTTGCGACGCCATGAGCTGCTCCGCGACCTTGACACGTTTGAATGGTTGGCCGAGCAGCGAGGCTACCCGCGACGCGTACGCCCCGGCCGTTACCTCCTCGACCCGAGCCTCGGCAATGATGCCTTGCTGGACATGCTGCTACAAGGCAAGCAAGACACCCTGGCTTTCACTTTGGATGCCTTCAAATACAAGCCGCAGCTTGCACGGCAAATCAGCAAGCAAGTGGAAGCCGATTCTGCGGAGCTACGCAAGCTTCTCAACGACAACACCTTCCTGACCCGGCGCTACCAGCTCGACACCACTACGGTGCTAACCATGTTCTTGCCGGGTTCATACCGCCTGTTCTGGAACACTTCCGCCCGCGACTTCTTGGATTCGGCAGCGGCCACGCACCGTCGGTTCTGGACGCCCGAGCGCCGGCACCGGGCCGATTCGTTGCAGTTGTCGCCTACGGAAGTGCACGTGCTGGCCAGCATCGTGCAGCGCGAGACGGCCAAGAAGGAAGACAAACCTGTTATTGCGGGGGTGTACCTGAACCGTTTGCGGCGCGGTATGCGCTTACAGGCCGACCCAACCCTGCTATGGGCCATCGGCAACTTTGGGGTGAAGCGGGTGCTTAACAAAGACAAACTCGTAGACTCGCCCTACAATACCTACAAGCACAAAGGCCTGCCGCCGGGGCCCATCACTTCGGCTAACCGCCAGAGTTTGGATGCTGTGCTTAAGCCTGCTGCGCACCGCTACGTCTTCTTCTGCGCCCGCCCCGACGGCAGCGGCTTCTCTGATTTCGCTGAAACTTTTGCTGAACACAAGCAGAATGCCCGCCGCTACCAGCACCGCCTCGACAGCTTGGGCATCAAGCGGTAA
- the dtd gene encoding D-aminoacyl-tRNA deacylase — protein sequence MRTVIQRVQRASVTVEGRITGQIGAGLLVLAGFAPDDTPATLDWMARKLIQLRIFSDEAGKMNLSVQDVNGQLLVVSQFTLLADARKGNRPSYTGAAPPPVAIPLYEQFILRLEHLLGRPIATGEFGADMQVELLNDGPVTIVLDSQ from the coding sequence ATGCGCACCGTCATTCAGCGTGTTCAACGGGCCAGCGTCACGGTCGAAGGGCGCATTACCGGTCAGATTGGTGCTGGCCTCTTGGTCTTGGCCGGGTTTGCGCCCGACGATACTCCTGCCACCCTCGACTGGATGGCGCGCAAGCTGATACAGCTGCGCATTTTTTCCGATGAAGCGGGCAAGATGAACCTTTCGGTGCAAGACGTAAACGGGCAACTGCTAGTGGTGAGCCAATTCACGCTGCTGGCCGATGCGCGCAAAGGCAACCGCCCTAGTTATACCGGGGCCGCTCCGCCGCCTGTTGCCATACCGCTTTACGAGCAGTTCATACTGCGCTTGGAGCACCTCCTGGGCCGGCCTATTGCCACCGGCGAGTTTGGCGCCGATATGCAGGTGGAGCTTCTCAATGATGGCCCCGTTACCATTGTGCTGGATTCCCAGTAG
- a CDS encoding nucleotide pyrophosphohydrolase, with protein sequence MTIEEAQQTVDTWIKTTGIRYFNELTNMAMLTEEVGEVARIIARQYGEQSFKESDKDKVLADELADVLFVVICLANQTGVNLTDALQRNLEKKTLRDTDRHRNNEKLK encoded by the coding sequence ATGACTATCGAAGAAGCGCAGCAGACCGTTGATACCTGGATCAAAACCACGGGTATTCGGTATTTCAATGAGTTGACCAACATGGCCATGCTCACCGAAGAAGTAGGCGAAGTGGCCCGCATTATTGCGCGTCAGTACGGCGAACAGTCTTTCAAGGAGTCCGACAAAGACAAAGTATTGGCCGACGAATTAGCGGATGTGCTGTTCGTGGTCATCTGTCTAGCCAACCAGACCGGCGTCAACCTGACCGATGCCCTTCAGCGCAACCTGGAAAAGAAAACCCTCCGCGACACCGACCGTCACCGCAACAACGAGAAGCTGAAATAG
- a CDS encoding 2-phosphosulfolactate phosphatase, whose amino-acid sequence MPTLDICFSPELLPLFDLRGRVAVVVDVLRATSSIVTALAQGVTHMVPVSEVAACQAMAADGYLTAAERDGRQALGVDLGNSPFGYLDGVVAVRGRAVAITTTNGTRALHLSQAADAVVVGAFLNLGAVANFLRQQQKDVIVVCAGWKGNFCLEDTLFGGALANELASEFTTTDSDATLAALDLWQAARPDVAGYLLKSSHVRRLNSLELHKDMEFCVRQDVYDVVPVYQEGRITALQHAALSSELR is encoded by the coding sequence ATGCCTACTCTTGATATTTGCTTTTCGCCCGAACTCCTACCCCTTTTTGATCTGCGAGGCCGGGTGGCGGTGGTGGTAGACGTATTGCGCGCTACATCGTCTATTGTAACGGCGCTGGCGCAGGGCGTTACGCATATGGTGCCCGTGAGTGAAGTGGCGGCGTGCCAAGCCATGGCCGCCGACGGTTACTTAACCGCCGCAGAACGCGACGGACGCCAAGCGCTAGGCGTGGACCTAGGTAACTCTCCTTTTGGCTACTTAGACGGCGTAGTAGCCGTGCGTGGCCGTGCCGTAGCTATTACAACTACCAATGGCACTCGGGCCCTGCACTTGTCGCAGGCAGCAGACGCCGTAGTGGTAGGCGCTTTCCTGAACCTTGGGGCAGTAGCCAACTTCCTGCGGCAGCAGCAGAAAGATGTGATAGTGGTGTGTGCTGGCTGGAAAGGCAACTTCTGCCTGGAAGACACTTTGTTTGGAGGCGCCCTAGCCAATGAGCTAGCGTCTGAATTTACTACCACTGACTCGGACGCCACGCTAGCCGCCTTGGACTTGTGGCAGGCAGCCCGCCCCGATGTGGCGGGGTATCTGCTGAAGTCCTCTCACGTCCGGCGGCTCAACAGCCTGGAGCTGCATAAAGACATGGAGTTTTGCGTGCGCCAAGATGTGTACGATGTAGTGCCCGTGTACCAAGAAGGGCGAATTACAGCCCTCCAACACGCAGCGCTGTCTTCTGAGTTACGCTAG
- the gcvT gene encoding glycine cleavage system aminomethyltransferase GcvT: MAEDLKTVVLNDVHQQLGAKMVPFAGYNMPVRYSSDLEEHRTVRRAVGIFDVSHMGEFRVRGPQALDLIQRVTTNDASKLAPGKAQYSCLPNKDGGIVDDLLVYKLAEEDYLLVVNASNIDKDWNWIQQFNTAGAEMENVSDEISLFAVQGPKAIAALQSLTDADLSSIPYYSFVQGTFAGAPNVIISATGYTGAGGFELYVPNEHARQVWDKVMEAGQPYGLKPIGLGARDTLRLEMGYCLYGNDINDETSPLEAGLGWITKFSKDFTNADTLKKQKEVGVERKLVGFLMDGPGIPRGHYELVNEAGEKIGEVTSGTQSPSLSKGIGLGYVQTALSAPGSKVFVQVRGKNHPATVVKLPFVPGTEEA; the protein is encoded by the coding sequence ATGGCTGAAGACCTCAAAACCGTTGTTCTGAATGATGTACACCAGCAACTAGGCGCTAAAATGGTCCCCTTTGCCGGGTACAACATGCCCGTGCGCTATTCTTCCGACCTCGAAGAACACCGCACTGTGCGGCGTGCAGTTGGCATCTTCGATGTGTCGCACATGGGTGAGTTCCGGGTGCGTGGTCCGCAGGCCCTCGACCTAATTCAGCGTGTAACCACCAACGATGCCAGCAAGCTGGCTCCTGGTAAGGCTCAATACTCCTGCCTACCCAACAAAGACGGCGGCATCGTAGATGACCTGCTGGTGTATAAGCTGGCGGAAGAGGATTACCTGTTAGTGGTAAATGCTTCCAATATCGACAAAGACTGGAACTGGATTCAGCAATTCAACACGGCTGGCGCGGAAATGGAAAACGTGTCCGACGAAATCAGCTTGTTTGCCGTGCAAGGCCCTAAGGCTATTGCTGCGCTACAAAGCCTGACCGACGCCGATTTAAGCTCCATTCCTTACTACTCGTTTGTACAAGGTACATTTGCCGGCGCCCCCAACGTTATTATTTCGGCTACGGGCTACACCGGCGCAGGTGGGTTTGAGCTCTATGTGCCCAACGAGCACGCCCGGCAAGTATGGGACAAGGTGATGGAAGCAGGCCAGCCTTACGGCTTGAAGCCCATCGGCCTGGGGGCCCGCGACACGCTGCGCCTAGAAATGGGCTACTGCCTGTACGGCAACGATATCAACGACGAGACTTCGCCCTTGGAGGCCGGCTTGGGCTGGATTACCAAGTTCAGCAAGGACTTCACCAACGCCGATACGCTCAAAAAGCAAAAGGAGGTTGGGGTGGAGCGCAAGCTGGTTGGTTTCCTGATGGACGGACCCGGCATACCGCGTGGCCATTACGAGCTAGTGAACGAAGCCGGCGAAAAAATCGGTGAAGTAACCAGCGGTACTCAGTCTCCCTCGCTCAGCAAAGGTATCGGGCTAGGCTATGTACAGACGGCATTGAGTGCGCCCGGCAGCAAGGTATTCGTGCAAGTGCGCGGTAAAAACCACCCGGCTACGGTAGTGAAATTGCCTTTCGTGCCGGGTACGGAGGAAGCATAA
- a CDS encoding CZB domain-containing protein, which produces MNNELKQDFESGMVKHLLFKSKLRSYLYGSKTSQGPIRDPSLCSFGHWIQNRALGPYGHLPESRELDRLHILVHHKANALMDMHERGETEQALAGLPAIEKIADQITLLLRTMEQKLRTGL; this is translated from the coding sequence ATGAACAACGAACTCAAACAGGACTTTGAATCGGGAATGGTGAAACACCTACTGTTTAAGTCCAAGCTACGTTCTTACTTGTACGGCAGCAAAACCAGCCAAGGTCCCATCCGCGACCCGTCGCTGTGTTCTTTCGGCCACTGGATTCAGAACCGAGCGTTAGGTCCCTATGGCCACCTACCCGAATCGCGCGAGTTGGACCGGCTACATATCCTTGTGCACCACAAAGCCAACGCCCTGATGGACATGCACGAGCGGGGCGAAACCGAGCAGGCGTTGGCAGGCTTACCGGCCATAGAAAAAATTGCCGATCAGATTACCCTTCTGCTGCGAACTATGGAGCAGAAGCTGCGTACGGGGCTCTAG
- a CDS encoding sensor histidine kinase — protein MKLKLSTKLFAGFLAVLLLFVGVVVVNYQLSRKVLRNARQVQASQRVFAEASMLMRNIVDMETGFRGYLLIGKEEVLEPYHQGERYLLKNFSQLLSDLDPESPQYARIVRAQKMFREWLNYSQLLISEKREARHRSPTQEGLQGVDHRALAESLQGKVLMDQIRVLFAGFDQEERKQRAKQSTRLQESIIETRLISVGITLLAILLGLLWAGYIIRLIGRRIQTMVSLSSRIAAGKYRTAIQDTEGDELSELAISLNQMATTIDTNITQLERRNQELDQFAYVVSHDLKAPLRGIESASRWIEEDMGQDIPQHIREFLVLMRVRVKRMEQLIMGILELARVGRSPQADEPVFVRQLLREIIDSLNLPDGFQVELPFYLPTLVTNRVQLQQVFTNLISNAAKYHGHPESGTVSIACTEDTQFYTFSVTDDGPGIAPEYHERIFVIFQTLTERDTLESTGVGLAIVKKIVERQGGAIQVESKEGEGATFRFTWPRQSRPNPENRAISTISTQNLASTV, from the coding sequence ATGAAGCTGAAGCTTTCCACTAAACTTTTCGCCGGTTTTCTAGCCGTTCTACTTCTATTTGTGGGCGTGGTAGTGGTCAATTACCAGCTCTCGCGCAAGGTGCTGCGCAACGCCCGGCAGGTGCAAGCCTCGCAACGCGTGTTTGCGGAAGCGTCTATGCTCATGCGCAACATCGTGGACATGGAAACTGGGTTTCGGGGCTACTTGCTTATTGGCAAAGAGGAAGTACTGGAACCGTATCATCAGGGCGAGCGGTATTTGCTGAAAAACTTCAGCCAGCTGCTCAGCGACCTAGACCCCGAGAGTCCGCAGTATGCCCGCATCGTACGGGCGCAAAAGATGTTTCGGGAGTGGCTCAACTATTCCCAACTGCTCATCAGCGAGAAGCGCGAAGCCCGCCACCGCTCACCCACTCAGGAAGGGCTTCAAGGCGTCGACCACCGTGCGTTGGCTGAAAGTCTGCAAGGCAAGGTCCTGATGGATCAGATTCGGGTGCTGTTTGCTGGCTTCGACCAGGAAGAACGCAAACAACGCGCGAAGCAAAGCACCCGTCTTCAAGAGAGCATCATCGAAACCCGGCTTATTTCGGTGGGTATCACGCTGCTGGCTATTCTGCTGGGCTTACTATGGGCGGGCTATATCATCCGCCTGATTGGCCGCCGTATTCAAACCATGGTGTCGCTGTCCTCGCGCATTGCGGCGGGCAAGTACCGCACGGCTATTCAGGATACGGAGGGCGATGAGCTGAGCGAGTTAGCCATTTCACTCAACCAGATGGCCACCACCATCGATACCAACATCACCCAGCTAGAGCGCCGCAACCAGGAGCTCGACCAGTTTGCCTACGTAGTGTCGCATGACTTGAAAGCCCCTTTGCGAGGGATAGAAAGTGCTTCGCGCTGGATTGAGGAAGACATGGGCCAGGATATTCCGCAGCACATTCGGGAGTTTTTGGTGTTGATGCGCGTGCGGGTGAAACGGATGGAGCAGCTCATTATGGGCATTCTAGAGCTAGCCCGCGTCGGCCGTTCGCCGCAAGCCGACGAACCCGTGTTTGTGCGTCAACTATTGCGAGAAATCATTGACTCGCTGAACCTGCCGGATGGGTTTCAAGTGGAACTGCCTTTCTACTTGCCTACGCTGGTTACCAACCGAGTGCAGTTGCAACAAGTGTTCACCAACCTCATCAGCAACGCCGCTAAGTACCACGGCCATCCTGAATCCGGCACCGTAAGCATTGCCTGCACCGAAGACACGCAGTTCTACACTTTTTCCGTAACCGACGACGGCCCTGGTATTGCCCCCGAGTACCACGAGAGGATCTTCGTCATCTTCCAAACACTTACCGAGCGCGACACACTGGAAAGCACTGGCGTTGGGCTAGCCATTGTCAAGAAAATTGTAGAGCGCCAAGGGGGCGCCATCCAAGTGGAATCCAAGGAAGGGGAAGGCGCCACGTTCCGATTCACGTGGCCTCGGCAGAGCCGCCCAAACCCTGAAAATCGGGCTATTAGCACAATTTCAACACAAAATTTAGCCTCAACCGTATAG
- a CDS encoding response regulator has translation MPSILLVEDDQMDIMNVQRELRKNNIDLPLQIARNGREALNMLRGEGGQEKIELPRVVMLDINMPRMNGLELLEQLRSDPEFVGLNVFIMTTSDLDTDRLKAQNLAVSGYIIKPLNFDTFGEGGSTIDGFSLFLDLLKLKS, from the coding sequence ATGCCTAGTATTCTTTTGGTCGAGGACGACCAGATGGACATCATGAATGTGCAGCGCGAATTGCGCAAGAACAACATTGATTTGCCCCTCCAGATTGCTCGCAACGGTCGTGAAGCCCTGAATATGCTGCGCGGTGAAGGTGGCCAAGAAAAGATAGAGTTGCCGCGCGTAGTGATGCTCGACATCAACATGCCCCGTATGAATGGCTTGGAGTTGCTGGAGCAGCTACGCTCCGACCCCGAGTTTGTTGGTCTCAACGTGTTCATCATGACCACGTCCGACCTCGATACCGACCGTCTCAAAGCCCAGAACCTAGCGGTTAGCGGCTACATCATCAAGCCCCTGAACTTCGACACCTTCGGCGAAGGTGGTTCCACCATTGATGGCTTTAGCTTGTTTCTTGATTTGCTGAAACTGAAAAGCTAG